A portion of the Sulfuricurvum kujiense DSM 16994 genome contains these proteins:
- a CDS encoding PDC sensor domain-containing protein, translating to MVVQDIQQYSEIRPKARAYFCYLFHKNLPNHLPSVSIESLTARLLKIRGDLQGLEAAYLLDAAGNQVTPTYLKNGKKEEDIGVSRSTRAYYYRAMHERRCTITDPYPSLLNDELTVTASEPIFDENGDIVYVACIDMPLAEVLKIAHPMALESTAGRFFRAAYAAFTVVLALVSLLLFVKGIEGFLAYGAGHYDKIEIKDIFEATILLTLSLAILDLVKTLFEEEVLGRPKHDPDSSIHKTMVRFLGSIIIALSIEALMLVFKFAMTEPHMLVNAIYIIGGVALLLVGLAVYIRFTNLGERR from the coding sequence TCGGAAATCCGCCCGAAAGCACGCGCTTATTTTTGCTATCTGTTTCATAAAAATCTTCCCAATCATCTCCCTTCGGTATCGATAGAATCGCTAACCGCCCGTTTATTGAAGATACGCGGCGATCTTCAGGGACTTGAAGCGGCTTATTTGCTTGATGCTGCGGGAAATCAAGTAACCCCCACCTATCTTAAAAACGGGAAGAAAGAGGAAGATATAGGGGTAAGCCGCTCAACACGGGCGTACTATTACCGTGCTATGCATGAACGGCGCTGCACCATTACCGATCCGTATCCTTCGCTTCTCAACGATGAATTGACGGTTACCGCTTCGGAGCCTATCTTTGATGAAAACGGCGATATCGTCTATGTCGCCTGTATCGATATGCCATTGGCCGAGGTTTTGAAAATTGCCCATCCGATGGCGCTTGAATCGACTGCCGGACGATTTTTTAGAGCTGCTTATGCCGCGTTTACCGTTGTTTTGGCATTGGTGTCGCTGCTCCTTTTTGTCAAAGGGATTGAAGGGTTCTTAGCCTACGGAGCGGGCCATTACGACAAGATAGAGATCAAAGATATTTTTGAAGCGACGATTTTGCTGACCCTCTCTCTGGCGATACTCGATTTGGTAAAAACCCTCTTTGAAGAAGAAGTTTTGGGGCGTCCGAAACACGATCCCGATTCCAGTATCCATAAAACGATGGTCCGCTTTTTAGGCTCGATTATTATCGCCCTCTCCATTGAAGCGTTGATGCTCGTGTTTAAATTTGCAATGACCGAACCGCATATGCTGGTGAATGCAATTTATATTATCGGAGGGGTGGCTCTGCTTTTGGTCGGTCTTGCCGTATATATCCGTTTTACAAATTTAGGAGAGCGCCGTTGA
- the hisH gene encoding imidazole glycerol phosphate synthase subunit HisH codes for MIAIVDYNMGNLASVKNAFDLLGEKVVVESDPEKLRSYDRIILPGVGAFGDAMEHLRDRGMDEAVREYAASGKYLLGICLGMQLLFESSEEFGVSEGLGLIQGRVVAFDTSRFSTPLKVPHMGWNRMFTKDHPLFEGLDEAHYLYFVHSYHALCTHERDSIGESVYGYRFTSAVAHENVMGIQPHPEKSHKNGLNILKNFINL; via the coding sequence TTGATAGCAATTGTTGATTACAACATGGGCAATTTGGCCAGTGTTAAAAATGCTTTTGATCTGTTGGGAGAAAAAGTAGTCGTTGAATCCGATCCGGAAAAATTACGTTCGTATGATCGTATCATCTTACCCGGTGTCGGGGCATTCGGTGATGCGATGGAACATTTGCGAGATCGCGGTATGGATGAAGCGGTTCGTGAATATGCCGCCAGCGGAAAATATCTGTTGGGGATTTGTCTGGGGATGCAGCTGTTGTTTGAATCGAGCGAAGAATTCGGTGTTTCTGAGGGGCTTGGATTGATCCAAGGGCGGGTGGTCGCTTTTGATACGAGCCGTTTTTCGACTCCGCTCAAAGTTCCGCATATGGGGTGGAACCGTATGTTTACCAAAGATCATCCTTTGTTTGAGGGGCTTGATGAAGCCCACTATCTCTATTTCGTCCACTCGTATCATGCTCTTTGTACCCATGAGCGCGACAGTATCGGTGAATCGGTTTACGGATACCGCTTTACGAGTGCCGTCGCACACGAGAATGTGATGGGGATACAGCCCCATCCCGAAAAAAGCCACAAAAACGGGCTGAATATTCTTAAAAATTTTATCAATCTCTAA
- the hisA gene encoding 1-(5-phosphoribosyl)-5-[(5-phosphoribosylamino)methylideneamino]imidazole-4-carboxamide isomerase, with protein MTIFPAIDLKDGKAVRLTKGLMESAKIYSDTPWELVKTFEEMGAKWVHLVDLNGAFAGEPKNLEQIRAIRENCNVKLQLGGGIRDEATIQRYLELGIDRLILGSIALRDPEFVKSMAAKYPIVVGIDAIDGYVAVEGWGEVSSMRATDLARAFADAGVEAIICTDVGRDGTLSGVNVDFTLEIARASGIPTIASGGVKDDSDIVALQKSGEVSGVIIGKAFYEGRINLNNFF; from the coding sequence ATGACAATCTTTCCGGCAATCGATCTTAAAGACGGCAAGGCGGTACGCCTGACCAAAGGGCTGATGGAGAGTGCAAAAATCTACTCCGATACGCCGTGGGAACTCGTAAAAACATTTGAAGAGATGGGTGCTAAATGGGTTCATCTTGTTGATTTGAACGGTGCGTTTGCGGGTGAGCCGAAAAATCTGGAGCAGATCCGTGCCATCAGAGAAAACTGTAACGTTAAATTACAGCTCGGCGGAGGAATCCGGGATGAAGCGACGATTCAACGCTATCTGGAACTGGGGATCGATCGCCTTATTTTAGGTTCTATCGCTCTGCGAGATCCCGAATTTGTCAAATCTATGGCGGCAAAATACCCTATCGTCGTCGGCATCGATGCGATTGACGGCTATGTCGCCGTCGAAGGGTGGGGTGAAGTGAGTTCGATGAGGGCGACCGATTTGGCCCGTGCGTTTGCCGATGCGGGTGTTGAAGCGATTATTTGCACCGATGTGGGGCGTGACGGTACACTTTCCGGCGTAAATGTCGATTTTACCCTTGAGATTGCCCGAGCATCCGGTATCCCGACCATCGCCAGCGGCGGTGTAAAAGATGACAGTGATATCGTAGCACTCCAAAAAAGCGGTGAAGTTTCCGGTGTTATCATCGGGAAGGCATTTTATGAGGGGAGAATTAACCTCAATAACTTTTTTTAA